In the genome of Tannockella kyphosi, one region contains:
- the typA gene encoding translational GTPase TypA: MNIRNIAIIAHVDHGKTTLVDQLLKLSGTFRDNEQVADRAMDSNDLERERGITILAKNTAINYKDYRINIMDTPGHADFGGEVERIMNMVDGVLLVVDAYEGTMPQTRFVLKKALAAKVKPIVVINKVDRPVVRVQEVMDEVLELFMELGADDNQLDFPTVFVSALQGTSSIDPDVSTQVNNMDCLFDMVIDEIPAPFVDLEGPLQFQPALLDYNDYVGRIGVGRVQRGTIKLNESVTCVRADGSKSQFRVQKLFGFLGLHRIEIDEAQAGDIIAVAGLADIGVGETVCTTGKEEALPLLHVDEPTIQMVFGTNTSPFAGKEGKFVTASKIEERLFKETNRDVSLKIERIPTSEEWIVSGRGELHLSILIENMRREGYELQVSKPKVIIKEIDGDLYEPYEEVNIEAPDECIGSVIESLGFRRGILENMESNDGQTAVTYIIPSRGMIGFMTNFLTMTKGYGIISHSFTEYRPMEGDAVGERSLGVLVSIDNGQSTAYALGGVEDRGAMFIEPGTDVYEGMIVGEHSRDNDLVVNVTKGKQLTNTRSASKDATVVLKKPRAFNLENCLDYINDDELVEVTPKNIRLRKRWLSEQERRRQSKMKNIQKDA, encoded by the coding sequence ATGAATATACGAAACATAGCAATTATTGCCCATGTAGACCATGGAAAAACAACATTAGTAGATCAATTATTAAAGTTATCAGGAACATTTCGTGATAATGAACAAGTAGCAGATAGAGCAATGGATAGTAATGACTTAGAAAGAGAAAGAGGAATTACGATTCTTGCAAAAAATACTGCAATCAATTATAAAGATTATCGTATCAATATTATGGATACACCGGGACATGCTGACTTTGGTGGAGAAGTAGAACGTATTATGAATATGGTTGATGGGGTATTATTAGTAGTAGATGCTTATGAAGGGACAATGCCTCAAACACGTTTTGTACTTAAAAAAGCATTAGCAGCGAAAGTAAAACCAATTGTAGTAATAAATAAAGTAGACCGTCCAGTAGTACGTGTTCAAGAAGTTATGGATGAAGTATTAGAATTATTTATGGAACTTGGGGCTGATGATAATCAATTAGATTTCCCAACTGTATTTGTTTCTGCACTTCAAGGAACATCAAGTATTGATCCAGATGTTTCAACACAAGTAAATAATATGGATTGTTTATTCGATATGGTTATCGATGAGATACCAGCTCCTTTCGTTGATTTAGAAGGACCATTACAATTCCAACCAGCGTTATTAGATTATAATGATTATGTAGGGCGTATTGGAGTAGGTCGTGTACAAAGAGGAACTATTAAATTAAATGAATCAGTTACATGTGTAAGAGCAGATGGTTCAAAATCACAATTCCGTGTTCAAAAGTTATTTGGATTTTTAGGATTACATCGTATTGAAATCGATGAAGCACAAGCAGGTGATATTATTGCTGTTGCGGGACTTGCTGATATTGGTGTAGGTGAAACAGTATGTACAACAGGAAAAGAAGAAGCTTTACCTTTATTACATGTTGATGAACCAACCATTCAAATGGTATTTGGTACAAACACTTCTCCTTTTGCAGGAAAAGAAGGGAAGTTTGTAACTGCTAGTAAAATAGAAGAAAGATTATTTAAAGAAACAAATAGAGATGTATCTTTAAAAATCGAAAGAATTCCAACTAGTGAAGAATGGATTGTATCAGGACGTGGAGAATTACATTTATCTATTTTAATTGAAAATATGCGTCGTGAAGGTTATGAGTTACAAGTATCAAAACCAAAAGTAATTATTAAAGAAATCGATGGTGATTTATATGAACCATATGAAGAAGTAAATATAGAAGCACCAGATGAATGTATTGGTAGTGTTATTGAATCATTAGGATTCCGTAGAGGTATTTTAGAAAATATGGAAAGTAATGATGGTCAAACTGCTGTTACTTATATTATTCCTTCAAGAGGAATGATTGGATTTATGACTAACTTCTTAACAATGACAAAAGGTTATGGGATTATTTCTCACTCATTTACTGAATACCGTCCAATGGAAGGGGATGCAGTAGGAGAAAGATCATTAGGAGTATTAGTATCTATTGATAATGGACAATCAACAGCTTATGCCCTAGGTGGAGTAGAAGATCGTGGAGCTATGTTTATTGAACCAGGAACAGATGTATATGAAGGTATGATTGTTGGAGAACATAGTCGTGATAATGACTTAGTTGTTAATGTTACAAAAGGAAAACAACTTACGAATACACGTTCTGCTAGTAAAGATGCAACAGTAGTATTAAAGAAACCAAGAGCTTTTAACTTAGAAAACTGTTTAGATTATATAAATGATGATGAATTAGTAGAAGTTACACCTAAAAACATCCGTTTACGTAAACGTTGGTTAAGTGAACAAGAACGTAGAAGACAAAGTAAAATGAAAAACATTCAAAAAGATGCATAA
- a CDS encoding aspartate kinase translates to MKKVAKFGGSSLADANQFKKVAAIIKEDSSRKIVVPSAPGKRFKEDIKVTDLLHNAYLAKTEKEFQELFSAIQERYNSIIDELELTISLQEEFDTIEKAFKDKIGLDYAFSRGEYLNGLVLADYLGFTFIDAKDVIFIDKDGNYDEKMTDPILSKALIQHEYVVIPGFYGSLNTQPNTIKAFSRGGSDVTGSIVAKNGHVALYENWTDVSGFLVADPRYVHNPESIGTITYKELRELSYMGASVLHENSIFPIRNEGIPINIKNTNKPTDAGTLIVESTCHKPDHVITGIAGKKGFATIMIEKDMMNSEIGFGRKVLQVLEEYQISFEHIPSGIDTMTIIVNTEDFISKEQAILSGIHRAVQPDTITLESDLALIAIVGRGMKAARGTAAKVFTALARENVNIKMIDQGSSELNIIVGVRNCYFEDALKAIYHEFIDLDA, encoded by the coding sequence ATGAAAAAAGTTGCAAAATTTGGAGGTTCTTCTTTAGCAGATGCAAATCAATTTAAAAAGGTAGCTGCCATTATAAAAGAAGATAGTTCTAGAAAAATTGTCGTTCCTTCAGCACCAGGAAAACGCTTTAAAGAAGATATTAAAGTGACAGACTTATTACACAATGCTTATCTAGCAAAAACAGAGAAAGAATTTCAAGAATTGTTTTCTGCAATTCAAGAAAGATATAATTCTATTATTGATGAATTAGAGTTAACTATTTCTTTACAAGAAGAATTCGATACAATTGAAAAAGCATTTAAAGATAAAATTGGTTTAGATTATGCTTTTAGTAGAGGAGAATATTTAAATGGTTTAGTTCTTGCAGATTACTTAGGATTCACTTTTATTGATGCAAAAGATGTTATCTTTATTGATAAAGATGGAAACTATGATGAAAAAATGACAGATCCTATTTTATCAAAAGCTCTGATTCAACATGAATATGTTGTTATTCCTGGATTCTATGGTTCGTTAAATACACAACCAAACACAATCAAAGCTTTCTCACGTGGAGGAAGTGATGTGACAGGTAGTATCGTAGCGAAAAATGGACATGTTGCTTTATACGAAAACTGGACTGATGTTTCAGGATTCTTAGTAGCAGATCCTCGTTATGTTCATAACCCTGAGTCAATTGGTACAATTACATATAAAGAATTACGTGAGTTATCTTATATGGGAGCTAGTGTATTACATGAAAATTCTATCTTCCCAATTCGTAACGAAGGAATTCCAATTAATATTAAAAACACAAACAAACCAACAGATGCAGGTACTTTAATTGTAGAAAGTACTTGTCATAAACCAGATCATGTTATTACAGGAATTGCTGGTAAAAAAGGGTTTGCTACTATAATGATTGAAAAAGATATGATGAATAGTGAAATTGGTTTTGGTCGTAAAGTATTACAAGTCTTAGAAGAATATCAAATTTCTTTTGAACATATTCCTTCTGGTATTGATACAATGACTATTATTGTCAATACAGAAGATTTCATTAGTAAAGAACAAGCTATCTTATCTGGTATCCATCGTGCCGTTCAACCAGATACAATTACGCTTGAATCTGATTTAGCTTTAATTGCAATTGTAGGTCGTGGAATGAAAGCTGCTCGTGGTACTGCTGCCAAAGTCTTTACTGCACTAGCAAGAGAAAATGTAAATATTAAAATGATTGATCAAGGATCAAGTGAGTTAAATATCATTGTAGGTGTTCGTAATTGTTATTTTGAAGATGCTTTAAAAGCAATTTATCATGAATTTATTGATTTAGATGCTTAG
- a CDS encoding prepilin peptidase: MFIVGSIIGSFMNVLIYRIPKNIGFIKGRSYCPSCHHMIAWYDLIPFVSYLFLKGKCRHCHQKISISYPIIELLAGVLLVGITYCYPRRLEALLLYLLIATLVVMSKIDMDTNQVYHCLLLWLCMIGIVYQFIYGTSFKECLQSMLCVSLFLWIVTKIVPDSFGMGDIYLYGIIGLFLSWQDCVLSFYIAVLTGSVYGLLKMGQEKQIPFVPFISLGVLVCLFLV, encoded by the coding sequence ATGTTTATAGTAGGGAGTATAATTGGAAGTTTTATGAATGTATTGATTTATCGAATACCTAAGAATATAGGATTTATTAAAGGTAGAAGTTATTGTCCTAGTTGTCATCATATGATTGCTTGGTATGATTTGATTCCTTTTGTTAGTTATTTGTTTTTAAAAGGAAAGTGTCGTCATTGTCATCAAAAGATTAGTATTAGTTATCCAATTATTGAATTATTAGCAGGGGTATTGTTAGTAGGGATTACTTATTGTTATCCTAGGCGTTTGGAAGCATTGTTGCTCTATTTATTAATAGCTACTTTGGTTGTAATGAGCAAAATAGATATGGATACAAACCAAGTATATCATTGTTTATTGTTGTGGTTATGTATGATAGGGATAGTTTATCAGTTTATTTATGGCACATCTTTTAAAGAATGCCTGCAATCGATGTTATGCGTTAGTTTGTTTTTATGGATAGTTACAAAGATTGTTCCTGATAGTTTTGGGATGGGAGATATTTATTTATATGGGATAATAGGGTTGTTTTTATCGTGGCAGGATTGTGTCTTATCTTTTTATATTGCGGTATTGACGGGGAGTGTGTATGGTTTATTGAAAATGGGGCAAGAAAAACAAATCCCTTTTGTTCCATTTATTAGTTTGGGAGTTTTAGTTTGTTTATTTTTGGTATAG
- a CDS encoding DUF1846 domain-containing protein, whose translation MKIGFDNNKYLKMQSKHIVERINQFGDKLYLEFGGKLFDDYHASRVLPGFQPDSKLQMLLELKEQAEIVIVISAQDIEKNKIRGDLGITYDQDVIRLIEVYRQKGLYVGSVVITKYCGQKAADIFKARLEKRNIPVYLHYIIEGYPQDVKAIISEDGFGKNDFIETTKPLVVVTAPGPGSGKMATCLSQLYHEMIRGVKAGYAKFETFPIWSIPLNHEVNVAYEAATADLNDVNLIDPFHLEAYNEVAINYNRDVEIFPVLKGMFEAIYGASPYASPTDMGVNMAGFCIEKEDVCREASRQEIIRRYFHALQRYGNDECSKEEVEKIELIMNNAKIKVEERKCVVEALQHSANLDCITGALELSDGTIIKAKASPFMGVSAALLMNAVKYLAGIEKKVHLISPHAIDPMQQLKIDYLGSQNPQLHSDEVLIALAISAKDDPMAKKAMEHLSDLQHSQAHVTCPIVNNDAQIYKRLGIQLTSTVIEREAF comes from the coding sequence ATGAAAATAGGATTTGATAATAATAAGTATTTAAAAATGCAATCAAAACATATTGTAGAAAGAATTAATCAATTTGGAGATAAGTTATATTTAGAGTTTGGTGGAAAATTATTTGATGATTACCATGCTTCTCGTGTACTACCTGGTTTTCAACCAGATAGTAAATTACAAATGTTATTAGAATTAAAAGAACAAGCAGAAATAGTGATTGTTATTAGTGCCCAAGATATTGAAAAAAATAAAATAAGAGGTGATTTAGGGATTACATATGATCAAGATGTAATTCGTTTAATTGAAGTATATCGTCAAAAAGGATTGTATGTTGGTAGTGTTGTTATTACAAAATATTGTGGACAAAAAGCAGCTGATATATTTAAGGCTCGTTTAGAAAAAAGAAATATCCCAGTTTATTTACATTATATAATTGAAGGATATCCTCAAGATGTAAAAGCAATAATTAGTGAAGATGGTTTCGGGAAAAATGATTTTATTGAAACAACAAAACCATTAGTTGTAGTAACTGCACCAGGACCAGGAAGTGGTAAGATGGCTACATGCTTATCTCAGCTATATCATGAAATGATAAGAGGAGTAAAAGCAGGATATGCAAAATTTGAAACTTTCCCAATTTGGTCTATTCCATTAAATCATGAAGTAAATGTTGCTTATGAAGCAGCTACTGCTGATTTAAATGATGTTAACTTAATTGATCCTTTTCATTTAGAAGCATATAATGAAGTAGCAATTAACTATAATCGTGATGTTGAAATATTCCCAGTATTAAAAGGAATGTTTGAAGCAATATATGGTGCTAGTCCATATGCATCACCAACTGATATGGGTGTAAATATGGCAGGATTCTGTATTGAAAAAGAGGATGTATGTCGCGAGGCCTCTCGTCAAGAAATTATTCGCCGTTATTTCCATGCTTTACAAAGATATGGAAATGATGAATGTTCAAAAGAAGAAGTAGAAAAAATCGAACTAATTATGAATAACGCTAAAATAAAAGTAGAGGAACGTAAATGTGTTGTAGAAGCATTGCAACATAGTGCTAATTTAGATTGTATTACCGGTGCTTTAGAATTAAGTGATGGAACGATTATCAAAGCAAAAGCTTCTCCTTTTATGGGAGTATCTGCAGCTTTATTAATGAATGCAGTAAAGTATTTAGCAGGGATTGAAAAAAAGGTTCATTTAATTTCACCTCATGCAATCGATCCAATGCAACAATTAAAAATAGATTACTTAGGTAGTCAAAACCCACAATTACATAGTGATGAAGTATTGATTGCACTAGCAATTAGTGCAAAAGATGATCCAATGGCTAAAAAAGCAATGGAACATTTATCGGACTTACAACATAGTCAAGCACATGTTACTTGTCCAATTGTAAATAATGATGCTCAAATATACAAACGTTTAGGTATTCAACTAACATCTACTGTAATAGAAAGAGAAGCTTTTTAA
- a CDS encoding ROK family protein, translating to METYLVIDIGGSAIKYAHMSKSGDILEKGDIPVPYTSLEDLIISIQSLHQLFPKVVGLAVSMPGIIDMEKGIAYTGGALSYIVDCPFVELLENALGIPVTIGNDAKCAGFAEVACGSLQDVEDAVVIILGTGIGGCVIKDKKVHQGRNFAAGEISSLRVNNKEFHNSNYFWCYRNGTRGLLHCVQERLECEDVYNGKEIFEMANQGNELVKQGIRDFCLDIAIQIFNMQAFYDPQKIAIGGGISWQPLLMELLGECLDTVFKEGPAHPIQYPNVVVCQYRNDANLIGAFYQHLEAKRT from the coding sequence ATGGAAACATATTTAGTAATAGATATTGGTGGTAGTGCCATTAAATATGCACATATGTCTAAGTCAGGTGATATTCTAGAAAAAGGAGATATACCTGTTCCTTATACAAGTCTAGAAGATCTAATCATAAGTATTCAATCATTACATCAGCTTTTTCCAAAAGTAGTAGGGTTAGCAGTTAGTATGCCAGGTATTATTGATATGGAGAAAGGAATTGCTTATACTGGGGGAGCTTTAAGCTATATAGTGGACTGTCCTTTTGTGGAATTGTTAGAAAATGCATTAGGAATACCAGTAACAATAGGAAATGATGCAAAATGTGCTGGTTTTGCAGAAGTAGCTTGTGGTTCATTGCAAGATGTAGAGGATGCAGTTGTTATTATATTAGGAACTGGTATTGGTGGATGTGTTATCAAAGATAAAAAAGTTCATCAAGGACGTAATTTTGCAGCTGGAGAAATTTCTTCTTTACGTGTGAATAATAAAGAGTTTCATAATTCGAATTATTTTTGGTGTTACCGTAATGGAACAAGAGGATTACTACACTGTGTCCAAGAAAGATTGGAATGTGAAGATGTTTATAATGGCAAAGAAATATTTGAAATGGCTAATCAAGGTAATGAACTAGTAAAACAAGGAATTCGTGATTTTTGTTTAGATATTGCAATTCAAATATTTAATATGCAAGCATTTTATGATCCTCAAAAGATAGCTATAGGTGGTGGTATTTCTTGGCAACCATTATTAATGGAATTGTTAGGAGAATGTTTGGATACTGTTTTCAAAGAAGGACCAGCTCATCCAATTCAATATCCAAATGTAGTAGTATGTCAATATCGTAATGACGCTAATTTAATAGGAGCTTTTTATCAACATTTAGAAGCGAAAAGAACATAA
- a CDS encoding phage holin family protein → MNFTENIIMIIVLGCLLCGYVLKKWVKDVENKYIPTILSILGALMNCMVSGISLENIIYGALSGLASTGLHQAFTRFIEKDRDFDV, encoded by the coding sequence ATGAATTTTACTGAAAATATTATTATGATTATTGTATTAGGTTGTTTGTTATGTGGTTATGTATTGAAAAAATGGGTGAAGGATGTAGAAAACAAATATATTCCTACTATTTTATCAATATTAGGTGCTTTGATGAATTGCATGGTTAGTGGTATTAGTTTAGAGAATATCATATATGGGGCTTTGAGTGGATTAGCGTCAACTGGTTTGCATCAAGCTTTTACAAGGTTTATTGAAAAGGATAGGGATTTTGATGTATGA
- a CDS encoding ABC transporter substrate-binding protein: protein MNIKKIISTVAVASMLVGCSTSTDSGSTELSEGDTVYIGYIGPLTGSTSSYGIPVANSVELAIADYNASEDAKYVFELIQEDSAGDETQAVNAYNSLVADGVVGIIGPVLTAESLAVANASADDLTPIISSSASGDSVTLATDGTTRTNFFRTCANDSQGGSYIASKVGDGTIEATSVAILTNSDSDYSIGCTDAFVEQAEADGVEIVYSESYPSTTTDFSTYIDSILASGADAVFIPDYYETIALMVNQFSNRGYDGIFLGTDGWDGVLDIEGVDTSLFNGSYYTNTFDARVDAIVAYEADYLATYGSSTNMFGTMAYDATMILIAAVEATGTTDAATICEALAATDYDGITGNFQFDDSHNPTKDLVIKTITDGAYSYLD from the coding sequence ATGAATATTAAAAAAATTATTTCTACAGTAGCTGTTGCCTCAATGCTTGTTGGGTGTAGCACTTCTACTGATTCAGGTAGCACTGAATTAAGCGAAGGAGATACAGTTTATATTGGTTATATTGGACCATTAACTGGTAGTACTTCTTCATACGGGATTCCAGTTGCGAATTCTGTAGAATTAGCGATTGCTGATTACAATGCATCTGAAGATGCAAAATATGTATTTGAATTAATCCAAGAAGATTCAGCTGGTGATGAAACACAAGCAGTAAATGCTTATAACAGTTTAGTAGCTGATGGTGTAGTTGGTATTATTGGACCTGTATTAACAGCAGAAAGTTTAGCAGTTGCTAATGCTTCAGCTGATGATTTAACTCCAATTATTTCTTCAAGTGCTTCAGGTGACTCTGTTACTTTAGCAACAGATGGTACAACAAGAACTAACTTCTTCCGTACTTGTGCTAATGACTCACAAGGTGGTAGTTATATTGCTTCTAAAGTAGGAGATGGAACAATCGAAGCTACTTCAGTTGCTATCTTAACTAACAGTGATAGTGATTATAGTATTGGATGTACTGATGCATTTGTTGAACAAGCAGAAGCTGATGGTGTAGAAATCGTTTATAGCGAATCTTATCCTTCAACAACTACTGATTTCAGTACTTATATTGATTCAATCTTAGCTAGTGGTGCTGATGCAGTATTTATTCCTGATTATTATGAAACAATCGCATTAATGGTTAATCAATTCTCTAATAGAGGATATGATGGTATTTTCTTAGGAACTGATGGATGGGATGGAGTTTTAGATATCGAAGGTGTTGATACAAGCTTATTTAATGGTTCTTATTATACAAATACATTTGATGCTCGTGTTGATGCAATCGTAGCTTATGAAGCTGATTATTTAGCAACTTATGGAAGCAGTACAAATATGTTTGGTACAATGGCTTATGATGCAACAATGATCTTAATTGCTGCTGTTGAAGCTACTGGAACTACTGATGCTGCTACAATTTGTGAAGCTTTAGCTGCTACTGATTATGACGGTATTACAGGTAACTTCCAATTTGATGATTCACATAATCCAACTAAAGATTTAGTTATTAAAACAATCACAGATGGAGCATATTCTTATTTAGATTAA
- a CDS encoding branched-chain amino acid ABC transporter permease: protein MDFIAQVINGLSTGGMYALVAIGYTMVYGIAKMINFAHGEIIMVGAYFAYFVSSRLGLPAPIAVVFSIVGCAVLGMTIEKVAYKPLRNSGSLAVLITAIGVSYLLQNVFLIIFGSASISFPRFLESGQFEFLSLKISYISLLSLILTFGCTALLMLFVNKTRIGKAMRAVSEDKGAAQLMGINVDNTISITFAIGSGLGAIAGIIYGLSYSLINPYLGTMLGIKAFIAAVLGGIGNIKGAMVGGLIIGIAEALTIAYVSSTFSDAVVFGILIFILLVKPAGLFGKNVRDKV, encoded by the coding sequence ATGGATTTTATTGCTCAGGTTATTAATGGTCTTAGCACTGGCGGAATGTATGCCTTAGTAGCTATCGGATATACAATGGTATATGGTATTGCTAAGATGATTAATTTTGCTCATGGTGAAATTATTATGGTTGGTGCTTATTTTGCTTATTTTGTTTCTAGTAGGTTAGGTTTACCGGCACCTATTGCTGTTGTGTTTTCAATTGTTGGATGTGCTGTTTTAGGGATGACAATTGAGAAGGTAGCATATAAACCACTTAGAAATAGTGGTAGTTTAGCTGTATTAATTACAGCAATTGGGGTTAGTTATTTATTACAAAATGTATTTTTAATTATTTTTGGTTCTGCTTCTATATCTTTTCCAAGATTTTTAGAATCAGGGCAATTTGAATTTTTATCTTTAAAGATTTCTTATATTTCTTTATTATCATTGATTCTTACTTTTGGGTGTACTGCTTTATTAATGTTATTTGTTAATAAGACACGTATTGGTAAAGCAATGCGTGCAGTTAGTGAAGATAAAGGTGCTGCTCAGTTAATGGGTATTAATGTAGATAATACGATATCTATTACTTTTGCTATTGGTTCTGGTTTAGGGGCTATTGCAGGGATTATTTATGGTTTAAGTTATTCTTTAATTAATCCTTATTTAGGTACTATGTTAGGAATTAAAGCATTTATTGCTGCTGTATTAGGTGGTATTGGAAATATTAAGGGAGCAATGGTTGGTGGTTTAATCATTGGTATTGCAGAAGCTTTAACTATTGCTTATGTTTCTTCTACTTTCTCAGATGCTGTGGTGTTTGGTATTTTGATATTTATTTTACTTGTTAAACCTGCTGGTTTATTTGGTAAAAATGTTAGAGATAAGGTGTAG
- a CDS encoding branched-chain amino acid ABC transporter permease: MNKSVKKQLITSFLFSMIVYAILYYAMATKMINNYWTGILITAIINVILASSLNLASGFLGQLTLGHAGFMSIGAYVCSLCTLYLGTPFILNLILGSIVAGCVGFLIGIPTLRLKGDYLCIITLAFNEIIRVVLLNIDITNGARGLLVPKETSFTAVFFSALITIYVIYCIVKSRQGRAIVSIREDEIASELAGIPVSYFKTITFAISAFFAGLAGGLYAHYITIITPSVFDYNKSVEILVMVVIGGLGSIKGAIIAAIVMTVLPEYLRAFSEYRMLLYAIVLIVAMIAKEKNLVQTIKIKLNLDKYKSKLGIFKSKKEGVDE, from the coding sequence ATGAATAAAAGTGTAAAAAAACAATTAATTACTTCATTCTTATTTTCAATGATAGTCTATGCTATTTTATATTATGCGATGGCTACTAAAATGATTAATAACTACTGGACAGGTATTTTAATTACAGCAATTATTAATGTTATATTAGCTTCTAGTTTAAATTTAGCTAGTGGATTTTTAGGTCAATTAACATTAGGTCATGCTGGTTTTATGTCGATTGGGGCTTATGTTTGTTCTTTATGTACATTATATTTAGGTACTCCATTTATTTTAAATCTTATTCTTGGTTCTATTGTAGCTGGGTGTGTTGGTTTTTTAATTGGAATTCCAACATTACGTTTAAAAGGTGATTATCTTTGTATTATTACATTAGCTTTTAATGAAATTATTCGTGTTGTTTTATTAAATATTGATATTACCAATGGAGCTAGGGGTTTATTAGTTCCTAAGGAAACTTCATTTACTGCTGTTTTCTTTAGTGCCTTGATTACTATTTATGTTATTTATTGTATTGTGAAGTCAAGACAAGGGAGAGCGATTGTTTCTATTCGTGAAGATGAGATTGCTAGTGAGTTAGCTGGTATTCCTGTTTCTTATTTTAAAACAATTACTTTTGCTATTTCAGCTTTCTTTGCAGGGTTAGCTGGTGGTTTATATGCTCATTATATTACCATCATTACACCTTCTGTATTTGATTATAATAAGTCTGTTGAAATATTAGTAATGGTTGTTATTGGTGGATTAGGAAGTATTAAGGGAGCTATTATAGCTGCTATTGTGATGACTGTTTTACCTGAATACTTACGTGCTTTCTCTGAGTATCGTATGTTGTTATATGCAATTGTGCTTATTGTTGCCATGATTGCAAAGGAAAAGAATTTAGTTCAAACTATTAAAATTAAATTAAATTTAGATAAATATAAATCAAAATTAGGTATATTTAAATCAAAAAAAGAGGGGGTTGATGAATAA
- a CDS encoding ABC transporter ATP-binding protein — MSTLKTIGLGIQFGGLKAVDEFDIEIEEKQLYGLIGPNGAGKTTVFNLLTGVYTPTSGQILFNDKPITKKSPTQITQLGIARTFQNIRLFKKMTVIDNVKVGLHHSQNYNLFDAIFHTPSFNKAEKEMETAALELLKVFDLDQYAYSLASNLPYGKQRKLEIARALATSPTLLLLDEPAAGMNPTETAELMDTIHLVRDQFKISILLIEHDMKLVMGICEKITVLSFGTELATGTPEEIKNNPDVIAAYLGTDE, encoded by the coding sequence ATGAGTACGTTAAAAACAATCGGCCTTGGAATTCAATTCGGTGGTTTAAAAGCAGTTGATGAGTTTGATATTGAAATTGAAGAAAAACAATTGTATGGTTTAATTGGTCCTAATGGAGCTGGTAAAACTACTGTATTTAATTTACTTACTGGTGTTTATACTCCTACTAGTGGTCAAATCTTATTTAATGATAAACCAATTACTAAAAAATCTCCTACTCAAATTACTCAATTAGGAATTGCTAGAACTTTCCAAAATATTCGTTTATTTAAAAAGATGACCGTAATTGATAATGTAAAAGTTGGTTTACATCATTCTCAAAACTATAACTTATTTGATGCTATTTTCCATACACCTAGCTTTAATAAAGCAGAAAAAGAAATGGAAACAGCAGCATTAGAACTATTAAAAGTATTTGATTTAGACCAATATGCCTATTCATTAGCTTCTAATTTACCTTATGGTAAACAAAGAAAATTAGAAATTGCTCGTGCTTTAGCTACTTCACCTACTTTATTATTATTAGATGAACCTGCTGCTGGTATGAATCCTACTGAAACTGCTGAATTAATGGATACTATTCATTTAGTAAGAGATCAGTTTAAAATTTCTATTTTATTAATTGAACATGATATGAAATTAGTAATGGGTATTTGTGAAAAGATTACAGTACTAAGTTTTGGTACAGAACTAGCAACAGGTACACCTGAAGAAATTAAAAATAATCCTGATGTTATTGCAGCATATTTAGGAACGGATGAATAG